In one window of Candidatus Sulfuricurvum sp. RIFRC-1 DNA:
- a CDS encoding Dabb family protein, whose protein sequence is MLVHIVMFQFSDENKEANLERVKEMLESLPSKIDTLRSMEVGIDISRSERSFDLVLTSTFDDQEGLNVYVPHPAHQEVVSVIKEVTTLSKVVDYIQ, encoded by the coding sequence ATGCTAGTGCACATTGTGATGTTTCAATTTAGTGATGAAAATAAAGAGGCCAATTTGGAACGGGTTAAAGAGATGTTAGAATCTTTACCGTCGAAAATCGATACCTTGCGTTCTATGGAAGTTGGGATAGATATCAGCCGAAGCGAGCGTTCATTTGACTTGGTACTTACGTCGACGTTTGATGATCAAGAGGGACTCAACGTGTACGTTCCACATCCGGCACACCAAGAAGTTGTCAGTGTTATCAAAGAGGTTACAACCCTCTCAAAAGTTGTCGATTATATACAATAA
- a CDS encoding F0F1 ATP synthase subunit A: MGELFTFFGLYSHDHSFIFLTHMLLTAAIVLIIAKLATSNLRLVPSGTQNVMEAYLSGVLAMGADVMGKAEARRYLPLVATIGLFVGIANIIGVIPGFEAPSAFLDFTLALALVVFVYYNFEGIRRNGIISYFKHFMGPVWWLAWLMFPIEIVSHISRIISLSFRLFGNVKGDDMFLMVILMLAPWLLPMIPFALLTFMAFLQAFIFMMLTYVYLGGAVLLHDDH, encoded by the coding sequence ATGGGTGAGTTGTTTACCTTCTTTGGCCTTTATAGCCACGATCATAGCTTCATTTTCCTCACACACATGTTGCTTACAGCAGCAATCGTGTTGATTATCGCGAAATTGGCTACGTCAAATCTTCGTCTTGTTCCATCAGGGACACAAAACGTTATGGAAGCTTATCTTAGCGGCGTTCTTGCTATGGGTGCGGATGTTATGGGTAAAGCGGAAGCTCGCCGTTATCTTCCACTCGTTGCAACGATCGGTCTTTTCGTCGGTATCGCAAACATTATCGGAGTTATTCCCGGTTTTGAAGCACCGAGTGCATTTTTGGATTTCACCCTTGCATTGGCATTGGTTGTTTTCGTGTACTATAACTTTGAAGGTATCCGCCGTAACGGTATCATCAGCTACTTCAAACACTTTATGGGTCCTGTATGGTGGTTAGCATGGTTGATGTTCCCGATCGAGATTGTTTCTCATATCTCACGTATCATCTCTTTGAGCTTCCGATTGTTCGGTAACGTCAAAGGGGACGACATGTTCTTGATGGTAATCTTGATGTTGGCTCCTTGGTTGCTTCCGATGATCCCGTTTGCATTGTTGACATTTATGGCTTTCTTGCAAGCGTTCATTTTCATGATGCTCACCTACGTTTACCTCGGCGGTGCAGTTCTTCTTCACGACGACCACTAA
- a CDS encoding ion transporter, with the protein MLGKWVVDAAYFLQTCHPYRKVKNNVYNLLENHQYHYKKIFDLFMIALIFISVYILIRQVKNELSSGWLFFNNYIISVIFLLEYLLRLWVYSDSSKSIIEQYEQDLFLHRQFSLRKAIGLAMSRKFEFIRSPSAIIDLLAVMPFFHELRMLRVFILFRVLKLFRYAKSLRRLLSILSSKKFEFFTLIIFTMIVTMIASVLIYVMEANNPESPVNTLFDAVYWAVVTIFTVGYGDIIPVTSEGRVVAMVVIVLGIAVISFATSIVVSAFTEKLDEIKEEKLIDDVNRLKRFYLICGFSMLSFEVIKKLHKRQIPIVILEKDPLLLAQARSHGFLALQYDSASMETYSHLKINFAHQIEAILLLHESDVANIFTALTIREMTKHVPLYSILHHLEHRRKLQMAGIDVIINPQELIGLMGKILSVQPVAFEAIHALRSEHTSTVIDEVVVQEGMEKVFFTLLEEPLFVRRLSVLGIFHKEDKAFCFNPDASECFKEGDVAILLANPVLLNEFKTKLHRRSV; encoded by the coding sequence ATGTTGGGAAAATGGGTCGTCGATGCAGCTTATTTTCTCCAAACTTGCCATCCCTATCGTAAAGTAAAAAACAACGTTTATAATCTTTTAGAAAACCATCAGTATCACTACAAAAAAATCTTTGATCTTTTCATGATCGCACTTATTTTTATAAGTGTTTATATCCTGATACGTCAGGTTAAAAATGAGCTCTCTTCCGGATGGCTTTTCTTTAATAACTATATTATTTCGGTTATCTTTTTATTGGAATATCTCTTACGATTGTGGGTTTATAGTGACTCCTCTAAATCGATTATCGAGCAATACGAACAAGATCTTTTTCTCCATCGACAGTTTTCTTTGAGAAAAGCGATTGGACTGGCGATGTCGCGTAAATTCGAGTTTATCCGATCTCCTTCGGCGATTATCGATTTATTGGCCGTTATGCCATTTTTCCATGAATTGCGAATGTTGCGGGTGTTTATTTTGTTCCGTGTTCTCAAACTTTTCCGTTACGCGAAGAGTCTCCGTCGGCTTCTCTCAATTCTCTCCTCGAAAAAGTTTGAATTTTTTACCTTGATTATTTTTACGATGATCGTTACGATGATCGCATCGGTACTTATTTATGTTATGGAAGCGAACAATCCCGAGTCACCGGTTAATACCCTTTTTGATGCGGTCTATTGGGCAGTGGTAACGATTTTTACCGTTGGATACGGAGATATTATTCCGGTAACCTCAGAAGGCCGTGTCGTTGCAATGGTGGTCATTGTACTGGGGATTGCGGTTATCTCTTTTGCCACTTCAATCGTTGTTTCGGCTTTTACTGAAAAACTCGATGAGATCAAAGAGGAAAAATTGATCGATGATGTGAATCGATTAAAGCGGTTCTATCTGATTTGCGGTTTTTCGATGCTGAGTTTTGAAGTGATTAAAAAACTCCATAAGCGTCAAATTCCTATCGTAATCCTCGAAAAAGATCCGCTTCTTTTGGCGCAGGCCCGATCACACGGCTTTTTAGCGCTACAGTATGATTCTGCATCGATGGAGACCTACAGTCATCTTAAAATCAATTTTGCCCATCAAATCGAAGCGATTCTTTTACTCCATGAGAGTGATGTTGCCAATATTTTTACGGCATTGACGATTCGTGAAATGACAAAACATGTCCCTTTGTATTCGATATTACACCATTTAGAACATCGTCGAAAACTTCAGATGGCGGGAATTGACGTAATTATCAATCCACAAGAACTGATCGGTTTGATGGGAAAAATTCTTTCAGTTCAACCGGTAGCATTTGAAGCGATACATGCGCTTCGTTCGGAGCATACTTCGACGGTTATCGATGAAGTCGTAGTTCAAGAAGGGATGGAAAAAGTCTTTTTTACGTTGCTTGAAGAGCCGTTGTTTGTACGTCGTCTGAGTGTTTTGGGAATTTTTCATAAAGAGGATAAGGCATTTTGTTTTAACCCCGATGCATCGGAATGTTTCAAAGAAGGGGATGTCGCTATCTTATTGGCCAATCCTGTTTTGTTGAACGAATTTAAAACCAAACTACATCGTAGGAGCGTATGA
- a CDS encoding NAD-binding protein — MQRTYAAIFGYNEYSKQILKQIQSIYREITLFVSTTAEMNAAHNDGLDAELFDLGDEWNVIEKRFDVRRLSVFCALNNDAENVFLTISLRASFESIFIIALAQNNESMLKMKSAGADKVMPVLQIAANVIGDIISKPNVTQVLHEILYEDDGMGVLEVKIAKMSPLVGTYLFDTDFRGDFDLILLAMVDHERENSFSFAVEGHNHHIDAGDVLVLLGDKKKLAIFQQWARG; from the coding sequence ATGCAACGAACCTATGCTGCAATTTTCGGATACAACGAATACTCAAAACAGATTCTCAAACAAATTCAGAGTATTTACCGCGAAATCACTCTGTTCGTCTCAACGACTGCTGAAATGAATGCGGCACACAATGATGGGTTAGATGCTGAGCTTTTTGATTTAGGCGATGAATGGAATGTGATTGAAAAACGATTCGATGTTCGGCGATTGAGCGTTTTTTGTGCGTTAAATAATGACGCAGAGAATGTTTTTTTAACGATCTCGCTTCGTGCTTCATTTGAATCGATTTTTATCATTGCATTGGCCCAAAACAATGAGAGTATGCTCAAGATGAAAAGCGCCGGAGCGGACAAAGTGATGCCGGTATTACAGATCGCGGCGAATGTCATTGGAGATATCATCTCTAAACCAAACGTTACTCAGGTCTTGCATGAGATATTGTACGAAGATGATGGAATGGGCGTACTGGAAGTAAAGATAGCAAAAATGTCACCTTTGGTTGGTACGTATCTGTTTGATACCGATTTTAGAGGAGACTTTGATCTGATTTTACTGGCGATGGTGGATCATGAGAGAGAAAACAGCTTTAGCTTCGCGGTGGAAGGACACAATCATCATATTGATGCAGGAGATGTTTTAGTATTGCTCGGAGATAAAAAAAAGCTTGCCATATTTCAGCAGTGGGCGAGAGGATAA
- the gatB gene encoding Asp-tRNA(Asn)/Glu-tRNA(Gln) amidotransferase subunit GatB, protein MFETIIGLEVHVQLNTQSKLFCSCPTSFNHTQNTNTCPTCLALPGALPVLNKEAVRKAGMFGTAVGATINRTSFFDRKSYFYPDSPSAYQITQLYTPIVEHGTLVIDFEDGSHKTIRINRAHIEADAGKNIHDGAISKVDLNRAGTPLLEIVSEPDMRSAEDAILYLKKLHSIVRYIDISDANMQEGSFRVDVNVSIRPKGDEKLYTRVEIKNINSFRFIQRAIELEVARQKEAWEDGIYESEIVQETRLFDQVKQETRSMRGKEEAADYRYFPEPDLLKVIVDDAMYADVCNIPELPDAKKERFVNAFGLREYDAAVITAELENAHYFESMLECGISAKNAVTWLTVELQGRLKGGMGAFESPISAVMLGTLVKRIEESVISGKAAKEVLDYLLENNGGDIDEAIEKLGLKQVSDTGALEALIDEILAANGDKVAEYKSGKDKLFGFFVGQAMKASKGSANPNTLNEILQAKLSQ, encoded by the coding sequence ATGTTTGAAACCATTATCGGTTTGGAAGTTCACGTCCAGCTTAATACCCAGTCCAAACTTTTTTGCTCATGCCCTACCAGCTTTAATCACACCCAAAATACCAACACGTGTCCGACCTGTTTAGCTCTTCCGGGTGCATTGCCGGTACTCAACAAAGAAGCAGTTCGTAAAGCGGGGATGTTTGGAACGGCAGTCGGTGCGACGATCAACCGTACGTCGTTCTTTGACCGTAAAAGCTATTTTTATCCCGACAGTCCAAGTGCGTACCAAATTACACAGCTTTATACTCCGATTGTCGAACACGGAACATTGGTGATCGATTTTGAAGACGGGAGTCACAAAACGATCCGTATCAACCGTGCCCATATCGAAGCGGATGCAGGGAAAAATATCCATGATGGCGCTATTTCAAAAGTGGATCTAAACCGTGCGGGAACACCGTTACTCGAAATCGTCTCTGAACCCGATATGCGTTCGGCGGAAGATGCGATTTTGTATCTCAAAAAGCTCCACTCAATCGTCCGTTATATCGATATCTCGGATGCGAACATGCAAGAGGGATCATTTCGTGTTGACGTCAACGTCTCTATCCGTCCCAAGGGTGATGAGAAGCTTTATACCCGCGTCGAGATCAAAAACATCAACAGTTTCCGCTTTATTCAACGGGCAATCGAACTCGAAGTAGCCCGTCAGAAAGAGGCGTGGGAAGACGGTATCTATGAGAGCGAGATCGTTCAAGAGACACGATTGTTTGACCAAGTAAAACAAGAGACCCGCTCAATGCGCGGTAAAGAAGAAGCGGCCGATTATCGCTATTTCCCTGAACCGGATTTGCTCAAAGTGATCGTGGACGATGCGATGTATGCCGATGTCTGCAATATTCCAGAACTTCCCGATGCGAAAAAAGAGCGTTTTGTGAATGCGTTTGGTCTTCGTGAGTACGATGCGGCAGTTATTACGGCGGAACTCGAAAATGCCCATTATTTCGAATCGATGTTAGAGTGCGGTATTAGTGCTAAAAATGCTGTTACGTGGCTCACAGTAGAGCTACAAGGACGTCTAAAAGGGGGGATGGGTGCATTTGAATCTCCAATAAGTGCTGTAATGCTCGGAACCCTCGTAAAGCGGATCGAAGAGTCTGTTATCAGCGGTAAAGCAGCCAAAGAGGTTCTCGACTATCTTTTAGAAAACAATGGCGGCGATATCGATGAAGCGATTGAAAAACTGGGGCTTAAGCAAGTGAGTGACACGGGTGCCCTCGAAGCGCTTATCGATGAGATTCTAGCCGCAAACGGCGATAAAGTAGCCGAATATAAATCGGGTAAAGATAAACTGTTCGGTTTCTTCGTCGGTCAAGCGATGAAAGCCTCTAAAGGTTCAGCAAATCCGAATACGCTGAACGAAATCCTCCAAGCTAAACTTTCTCAGTAA
- a CDS encoding NAD(P)H-dependent glycerol-3-phosphate dehydrogenase — protein sequence MKVGVIGAGKWGEALAFAMGEKNEVIITSRTPRDWDNFKSLEEVLGCEYLIITVPAQQIGKWLEENFIFKGQKVLVAAKGIEASSGKFLNEIYAQYVPEENLCFLSGPSFAAEVIQSLPTALVINSSSESTAKEFAALFPSFIRTYVSSDVIGAEITGAYKNVIAIAAGICEGLGLGHNAAASLISRGLVEMERFGRSYGATQESFLGLSGAGDLFLTASSSMSRNYRVGLGLSQGKTKEVVCQEIGEVSEGIGTAYALHEIAIARGIYLPIAAEVYAILEGKSPRQSLKDLIER from the coding sequence ATGAAAGTAGGGGTAATCGGTGCGGGAAAATGGGGCGAAGCGCTCGCGTTTGCCATGGGTGAAAAAAATGAGGTTATCATTACGTCACGTACTCCGCGTGATTGGGATAATTTTAAATCGCTTGAAGAGGTACTGGGGTGTGAGTATCTGATTATCACGGTACCGGCACAGCAAATCGGGAAATGGCTGGAAGAGAATTTTATTTTTAAAGGGCAAAAGGTTCTCGTTGCGGCGAAAGGGATTGAAGCCTCCAGCGGGAAATTTTTAAATGAAATCTATGCTCAGTATGTTCCCGAAGAGAATCTCTGTTTTTTATCCGGTCCATCGTTTGCTGCGGAGGTGATTCAATCGCTTCCAACCGCGCTCGTTATTAACTCAAGCTCAGAATCTACCGCAAAAGAGTTTGCCGCTCTTTTTCCTAGCTTTATCCGTACCTATGTGAGCAGTGACGTCATTGGAGCGGAGATTACAGGGGCTTATAAGAATGTTATTGCGATTGCCGCAGGGATATGTGAGGGATTGGGCCTTGGGCACAATGCCGCAGCGAGTTTGATTTCACGCGGCTTAGTGGAGATGGAGCGTTTCGGACGCTCTTATGGCGCAACGCAGGAGAGCTTTTTAGGTCTTAGCGGTGCAGGGGATTTGTTTTTGACTGCGAGTTCCTCTATGTCACGCAATTATCGGGTAGGGCTTGGGTTGTCTCAGGGTAAAACCAAAGAAGTGGTATGCCAAGAGATCGGTGAAGTGAGCGAAGGGATCGGGACGGCATACGCGCTTCATGAGATAGCCATTGCACGCGGAATCTATCTTCCCATCGCAGCGGAAGTGTATGCGATTTTAGAGGGGAAATCCCCGAGGCAGAGTTTAAAAGATTTGATAGAGAGGTAG
- a CDS encoding thiamine phosphate synthase encodes MKTYLITDPSYYGSSVDSLESSLNAVFSQALPDFALFRDKQAPDYAALAHVFVTISREYKVPHVLLHSDYVLAQKLNADGVHLTSSQFEDIAEAKKRGLYVIISTHTHGEALKAQVLGADAITYSPIFTSPNKGEPKGLEDLKEIVAKIRVPIFALGGITTQEQIKAVEECTPYGFASIRYFI; translated from the coding sequence GTGAAAACCTATCTAATTACCGACCCCTCTTACTACGGCAGCAGTGTCGATTCTCTTGAATCATCGCTAAATGCTGTGTTTTCACAAGCTCTTCCCGATTTTGCCCTTTTCAGAGACAAACAAGCTCCTGATTATGCAGCACTCGCACATGTCTTTGTAACAATCTCACGGGAATATAAAGTCCCTCATGTTTTGCTTCATAGCGATTATGTACTGGCTCAGAAATTAAATGCCGATGGTGTACATCTAACATCGTCGCAATTTGAAGATATTGCCGAAGCAAAAAAGCGGGGGCTATACGTCATTATCAGCACTCATACTCATGGTGAAGCATTAAAAGCACAAGTGTTGGGTGCCGATGCGATCACCTACAGCCCGATTTTCACCTCTCCGAACAAAGGAGAACCCAAGGGTTTAGAGGATTTAAAAGAAATAGTGGCTAAAATAAGAGTACCTATTTTTGCGTTGGGCGGAATTACGACCCAAGAGCAGATAAAAGCGGTTGAAGAGTGCACTCCCTATGGTTTTGCCTCTATCCGATATTTTATATAA